In Monodelphis domestica isolate mMonDom1 chromosome 4, mMonDom1.pri, whole genome shotgun sequence, one DNA window encodes the following:
- the NUMBL gene encoding numb-like protein isoform X1 yields the protein MSRRAAAAPEPSRASAERPRRAHQRLSSAPPRLALGPPQTFRTEPGSHMPRAETPHIPECPHFTKASAPEPLGPDPEDPSLPPDGAGTMNKLRQSLRRRKPAYVPEASRPHQWQADEDAVRKGKCSFPVRYLGHVEVEESRGMHVCEDAVKKLKATGRKSVKSVLWVSADGLRVVDDKTKDLLVDQTIEKVSFCAPDRNLDKAFSYICRDGTTRRWICHCFLALKDSGERLSHAVGCAFAACLERKQRREKECGVTAAFDASRTSFAREGSFRLTGGSRPAERQLAEKKKAEAAAVPAVPAPGPAQPGHMSPTPAATSPGEKGEAGAPGPAPLGPAAAAIPRRHAPLEQLVRQGSFRGFPALSQKNSPFKRQLSLRLNELPSTLQRRTDFQVKGTVLEMEPPGASDSDGINALCTQISSSFANAGAPLPGPQPSAAGPSTWTEPGLPTPPSGHKRTPSEAERWLEEVAQVAKAQQQQQQQQQQGLPGPRAPAAPASLPPALQPFPAAPAPMAVFLPAPHMQPAFVPTYPGLGYQPVPRVPVVGITPSQMVANAFCSAAAPSATQLQPAALAGKATPCPPPPPPRPNGAPWPPEPGPSPAPEADPFEAQWAALEGKPQPERPSNPFSGDLHKTFEIEL from the exons ATGTCCCGGAGAGCGGCGGCAGCCCCGGAGCCGAGCCGAGCGAGCGCA GAAAGGCCCAGGCGGGCCCATCAGCGTTTGTCCTCAGCCCCTCCTCGGCTGGCCCTGGGGCCCCCCCAAACCTTCAGGACGGAGCCCG GAAGCCACATGCCCAGAGCCGAGACCCCCCACATTCCTGAGTGCCCCCATTTCACCAAAGCCTCTGCTCCCGAGCCCTTGGGCCCTGACCCTGAAGACCCTTCCTTGCCCCCAGACGGCGCTGGCACCATGAACAAGCTGCGTCAGAGCCTACGGCGCAGGAAGCCGGCCTACGTCCCCGAGGCCTCCCGCCCGCACCAGTGGCAGGCGGACGAAGATGCCGTTCGTAAGGGCAAGTGCAGCTTTCCAGTCAGG tACCTTGGGCACGTCGAAGTGGAGGAGTCCCGGGGCATGCACGTGTGTGAAGACGCAGTGAAGAAGCTGAAGGCG ACTGGGCGGAAATCCGTGAAATCTGTGCTGTGGGTGTCAGCAGATGGGCTGCGTGTGGTGGATGACAAGACCAAG GACCTGCTGGTGGACCAGACCATTGAGAAGGTCTCCTTCTGTGCCCCTGACCGAAACCTAGACAAAGCCTTCTCCTACATTTGCCGGGATGGCACCACTCGACGCTGGATCTGCCATTGTTTCCTGGCACTCAAGGACTCG GGTGAGCGGCTGAGCCACGCCGTGGGGTGCGCCTTTGCCGCCTGCCTGGAGAGgaagcagaggagggagaaggagtgCGGGGTCACGGCGGCCTTTGATGCCAGCCGCACCAGCTTTGCCCGGGAGGGCTCCTTCCGCCTCACCGGGGGCAGCAGGCCCGCAGAGCGCCAGCTCGCAGAGAAGAAGAAAG CGGAGGCCGCCGCCGTGCCCGCCGTGCCCGCCCCGGGCCCTGCCCAGCCCGGGCACATGTCCCCGACTCCCGCGGCCACATCtccaggggagaagggagaggcgGGCGCGCCGGGGCCGGCTCCCCTGGGTCCCGCGGCTGCCGCCATCCCCCGGCGCCACGCGCCCCTCGAGCAGCTGGTGCGCCAGGGCTCCTTCCGCGGCTTTCCTGCCCTCAGCCAGAAGAACTCGCCCTTCAAAAGGCAGCTGTCGTTGAGGCTCAACGAGCTGCCATCCACGCTGCAGCGGCGCACCGACTTCCAGGTGAAAGGCACAG TACTAGAGATGGAGCCGCCGGGGGCCAGCGACAGCGATGGCATCAACGCCCTGTGCACGCAGATCAGCTCGTCCTTTGCCAACGCGGGCGCCCCTCTGCCAGGGCCCCAGCCCTCGGCCGCAG GGCCCTCAACCTGGACTGAGCCAGGCCTGCCCACCCCGCCGTCCGGGCACAAGCGGACGCCTTCGGAGGCGGAGAGGTGGTTGGAGGAGGTGGCCCAGGTAGCCAAagcccagcagcagcagcagcagcagcagcagcaggggcTGCCCGGGCCCCGGGCGCCTGCCGCACCTGCCTCCTTGCCGCCTGCTCTCCAGCCTTTCCCAGCTGCGCCTGCCCCCATGGCAGTTTTCCTGCCTGCCCCACACATGCAGCCTGCCTTTGTGCCCACCTACCCAGGCCTGGGCTACCAGCCGGTGCCCCGGGTGCCCGTGGTGGGCATCACACCTTCCCAAATGGTCGCCAATGCTTTCTGCTCCGCTGCTGCCCCCTCGGCCACCCAGCTCCAGCCTGCGGCACTGGCCGGGAAGGCCACCCCCTGCCCCCCACCGCCACCCCCCCGGCCCAATGGGGCCCCCTGGCCCCCTGAACCCGGGCCATCCCCAGCCCCAGAGGCGGACCCCTTTGAGGCTCAGTGGGCCGCCCTGGAAGGGAAGCCCCAGCCCGAGCGGCCATCAAACCCTTTTTCCGGAGACCTCCACAAGACCTTTGAGATTGAACTGTAG
- the NUMBL gene encoding numb-like protein isoform X2 translates to MSRRAAAAPEPSRASAERPRRAHQRLSSAPPRLALGPPQTFRTEPDGAGTMNKLRQSLRRRKPAYVPEASRPHQWQADEDAVRKGKCSFPVRYLGHVEVEESRGMHVCEDAVKKLKATGRKSVKSVLWVSADGLRVVDDKTKDLLVDQTIEKVSFCAPDRNLDKAFSYICRDGTTRRWICHCFLALKDSGERLSHAVGCAFAACLERKQRREKECGVTAAFDASRTSFAREGSFRLTGGSRPAERQLAEKKKAEAAAVPAVPAPGPAQPGHMSPTPAATSPGEKGEAGAPGPAPLGPAAAAIPRRHAPLEQLVRQGSFRGFPALSQKNSPFKRQLSLRLNELPSTLQRRTDFQVKGTVLEMEPPGASDSDGINALCTQISSSFANAGAPLPGPQPSAAGPSTWTEPGLPTPPSGHKRTPSEAERWLEEVAQVAKAQQQQQQQQQQGLPGPRAPAAPASLPPALQPFPAAPAPMAVFLPAPHMQPAFVPTYPGLGYQPVPRVPVVGITPSQMVANAFCSAAAPSATQLQPAALAGKATPCPPPPPPRPNGAPWPPEPGPSPAPEADPFEAQWAALEGKPQPERPSNPFSGDLHKTFEIEL, encoded by the exons ATGTCCCGGAGAGCGGCGGCAGCCCCGGAGCCGAGCCGAGCGAGCGCA GAAAGGCCCAGGCGGGCCCATCAGCGTTTGTCCTCAGCCCCTCCTCGGCTGGCCCTGGGGCCCCCCCAAACCTTCAGGACGGAGCCCG ACGGCGCTGGCACCATGAACAAGCTGCGTCAGAGCCTACGGCGCAGGAAGCCGGCCTACGTCCCCGAGGCCTCCCGCCCGCACCAGTGGCAGGCGGACGAAGATGCCGTTCGTAAGGGCAAGTGCAGCTTTCCAGTCAGG tACCTTGGGCACGTCGAAGTGGAGGAGTCCCGGGGCATGCACGTGTGTGAAGACGCAGTGAAGAAGCTGAAGGCG ACTGGGCGGAAATCCGTGAAATCTGTGCTGTGGGTGTCAGCAGATGGGCTGCGTGTGGTGGATGACAAGACCAAG GACCTGCTGGTGGACCAGACCATTGAGAAGGTCTCCTTCTGTGCCCCTGACCGAAACCTAGACAAAGCCTTCTCCTACATTTGCCGGGATGGCACCACTCGACGCTGGATCTGCCATTGTTTCCTGGCACTCAAGGACTCG GGTGAGCGGCTGAGCCACGCCGTGGGGTGCGCCTTTGCCGCCTGCCTGGAGAGgaagcagaggagggagaaggagtgCGGGGTCACGGCGGCCTTTGATGCCAGCCGCACCAGCTTTGCCCGGGAGGGCTCCTTCCGCCTCACCGGGGGCAGCAGGCCCGCAGAGCGCCAGCTCGCAGAGAAGAAGAAAG CGGAGGCCGCCGCCGTGCCCGCCGTGCCCGCCCCGGGCCCTGCCCAGCCCGGGCACATGTCCCCGACTCCCGCGGCCACATCtccaggggagaagggagaggcgGGCGCGCCGGGGCCGGCTCCCCTGGGTCCCGCGGCTGCCGCCATCCCCCGGCGCCACGCGCCCCTCGAGCAGCTGGTGCGCCAGGGCTCCTTCCGCGGCTTTCCTGCCCTCAGCCAGAAGAACTCGCCCTTCAAAAGGCAGCTGTCGTTGAGGCTCAACGAGCTGCCATCCACGCTGCAGCGGCGCACCGACTTCCAGGTGAAAGGCACAG TACTAGAGATGGAGCCGCCGGGGGCCAGCGACAGCGATGGCATCAACGCCCTGTGCACGCAGATCAGCTCGTCCTTTGCCAACGCGGGCGCCCCTCTGCCAGGGCCCCAGCCCTCGGCCGCAG GGCCCTCAACCTGGACTGAGCCAGGCCTGCCCACCCCGCCGTCCGGGCACAAGCGGACGCCTTCGGAGGCGGAGAGGTGGTTGGAGGAGGTGGCCCAGGTAGCCAAagcccagcagcagcagcagcagcagcagcagcaggggcTGCCCGGGCCCCGGGCGCCTGCCGCACCTGCCTCCTTGCCGCCTGCTCTCCAGCCTTTCCCAGCTGCGCCTGCCCCCATGGCAGTTTTCCTGCCTGCCCCACACATGCAGCCTGCCTTTGTGCCCACCTACCCAGGCCTGGGCTACCAGCCGGTGCCCCGGGTGCCCGTGGTGGGCATCACACCTTCCCAAATGGTCGCCAATGCTTTCTGCTCCGCTGCTGCCCCCTCGGCCACCCAGCTCCAGCCTGCGGCACTGGCCGGGAAGGCCACCCCCTGCCCCCCACCGCCACCCCCCCGGCCCAATGGGGCCCCCTGGCCCCCTGAACCCGGGCCATCCCCAGCCCCAGAGGCGGACCCCTTTGAGGCTCAGTGGGCCGCCCTGGAAGGGAAGCCCCAGCCCGAGCGGCCATCAAACCCTTTTTCCGGAGACCTCCACAAGACCTTTGAGATTGAACTGTAG
- the NUMBL gene encoding numb-like protein isoform X4, with protein sequence MWLPPPGSPRVCWGTLPHESGLPVCVAVRQAERPRRAHQRLSSAPPRLALGPPQTFRTEPDGAGTMNKLRQSLRRRKPAYVPEASRPHQWQADEDAVRKGKCSFPVRYLGHVEVEESRGMHVCEDAVKKLKATGRKSVKSVLWVSADGLRVVDDKTKDLLVDQTIEKVSFCAPDRNLDKAFSYICRDGTTRRWICHCFLALKDSGERLSHAVGCAFAACLERKQRREKECGVTAAFDASRTSFAREGSFRLTGGSRPAERQLAEKKKAEAAAVPAVPAPGPAQPGHMSPTPAATSPGEKGEAGAPGPAPLGPAAAAIPRRHAPLEQLVRQGSFRGFPALSQKNSPFKRQLSLRLNELPSTLQRRTDFQVKGTVLEMEPPGASDSDGINALCTQISSSFANAGAPLPGPQPSAAGPSTWTEPGLPTPPSGHKRTPSEAERWLEEVAQVAKAQQQQQQQQQQGLPGPRAPAAPASLPPALQPFPAAPAPMAVFLPAPHMQPAFVPTYPGLGYQPVPRVPVVGITPSQMVANAFCSAAAPSATQLQPAALAGKATPCPPPPPPRPNGAPWPPEPGPSPAPEADPFEAQWAALEGKPQPERPSNPFSGDLHKTFEIEL encoded by the exons ATGTGGCTGCCCCCGCCTGGGTCCCCGCGTGTGTGTTGGGGGACTCTTCCCCATGAAAGTGGGCTCCCGGTGTGTGTGGCGGTGAGACAGGCT GAAAGGCCCAGGCGGGCCCATCAGCGTTTGTCCTCAGCCCCTCCTCGGCTGGCCCTGGGGCCCCCCCAAACCTTCAGGACGGAGCCCG ACGGCGCTGGCACCATGAACAAGCTGCGTCAGAGCCTACGGCGCAGGAAGCCGGCCTACGTCCCCGAGGCCTCCCGCCCGCACCAGTGGCAGGCGGACGAAGATGCCGTTCGTAAGGGCAAGTGCAGCTTTCCAGTCAGG tACCTTGGGCACGTCGAAGTGGAGGAGTCCCGGGGCATGCACGTGTGTGAAGACGCAGTGAAGAAGCTGAAGGCG ACTGGGCGGAAATCCGTGAAATCTGTGCTGTGGGTGTCAGCAGATGGGCTGCGTGTGGTGGATGACAAGACCAAG GACCTGCTGGTGGACCAGACCATTGAGAAGGTCTCCTTCTGTGCCCCTGACCGAAACCTAGACAAAGCCTTCTCCTACATTTGCCGGGATGGCACCACTCGACGCTGGATCTGCCATTGTTTCCTGGCACTCAAGGACTCG GGTGAGCGGCTGAGCCACGCCGTGGGGTGCGCCTTTGCCGCCTGCCTGGAGAGgaagcagaggagggagaaggagtgCGGGGTCACGGCGGCCTTTGATGCCAGCCGCACCAGCTTTGCCCGGGAGGGCTCCTTCCGCCTCACCGGGGGCAGCAGGCCCGCAGAGCGCCAGCTCGCAGAGAAGAAGAAAG CGGAGGCCGCCGCCGTGCCCGCCGTGCCCGCCCCGGGCCCTGCCCAGCCCGGGCACATGTCCCCGACTCCCGCGGCCACATCtccaggggagaagggagaggcgGGCGCGCCGGGGCCGGCTCCCCTGGGTCCCGCGGCTGCCGCCATCCCCCGGCGCCACGCGCCCCTCGAGCAGCTGGTGCGCCAGGGCTCCTTCCGCGGCTTTCCTGCCCTCAGCCAGAAGAACTCGCCCTTCAAAAGGCAGCTGTCGTTGAGGCTCAACGAGCTGCCATCCACGCTGCAGCGGCGCACCGACTTCCAGGTGAAAGGCACAG TACTAGAGATGGAGCCGCCGGGGGCCAGCGACAGCGATGGCATCAACGCCCTGTGCACGCAGATCAGCTCGTCCTTTGCCAACGCGGGCGCCCCTCTGCCAGGGCCCCAGCCCTCGGCCGCAG GGCCCTCAACCTGGACTGAGCCAGGCCTGCCCACCCCGCCGTCCGGGCACAAGCGGACGCCTTCGGAGGCGGAGAGGTGGTTGGAGGAGGTGGCCCAGGTAGCCAAagcccagcagcagcagcagcagcagcagcagcaggggcTGCCCGGGCCCCGGGCGCCTGCCGCACCTGCCTCCTTGCCGCCTGCTCTCCAGCCTTTCCCAGCTGCGCCTGCCCCCATGGCAGTTTTCCTGCCTGCCCCACACATGCAGCCTGCCTTTGTGCCCACCTACCCAGGCCTGGGCTACCAGCCGGTGCCCCGGGTGCCCGTGGTGGGCATCACACCTTCCCAAATGGTCGCCAATGCTTTCTGCTCCGCTGCTGCCCCCTCGGCCACCCAGCTCCAGCCTGCGGCACTGGCCGGGAAGGCCACCCCCTGCCCCCCACCGCCACCCCCCCGGCCCAATGGGGCCCCCTGGCCCCCTGAACCCGGGCCATCCCCAGCCCCAGAGGCGGACCCCTTTGAGGCTCAGTGGGCCGCCCTGGAAGGGAAGCCCCAGCCCGAGCGGCCATCAAACCCTTTTTCCGGAGACCTCCACAAGACCTTTGAGATTGAACTGTAG
- the NUMBL gene encoding numb-like protein isoform X3 — translation MWLPPPGSPRVCWGTLPHESGLPVCVAVRQAERPRRAHQRLSSAPPRLALGPPQTFRTEPGSHMPRAETPHIPECPHFTKASAPEPLGPDPEDPSLPPDGAGTMNKLRQSLRRRKPAYVPEASRPHQWQADEDAVRKGKCSFPVRYLGHVEVEESRGMHVCEDAVKKLKATGRKSVKSVLWVSADGLRVVDDKTKDLLVDQTIEKVSFCAPDRNLDKAFSYICRDGTTRRWICHCFLALKDSGERLSHAVGCAFAACLERKQRREKECGVTAAFDASRTSFAREGSFRLTGGSRPAERQLAEKKKAEAAAVPAVPAPGPAQPGHMSPTPAATSPGEKGEAGAPGPAPLGPAAAAIPRRHAPLEQLVRQGSFRGFPALSQKNSPFKRQLSLRLNELPSTLQRRTDFQVKGTVLEMEPPGASDSDGINALCTQISSSFANAGAPLPGPQPSAAGPSTWTEPGLPTPPSGHKRTPSEAERWLEEVAQVAKAQQQQQQQQQQGLPGPRAPAAPASLPPALQPFPAAPAPMAVFLPAPHMQPAFVPTYPGLGYQPVPRVPVVGITPSQMVANAFCSAAAPSATQLQPAALAGKATPCPPPPPPRPNGAPWPPEPGPSPAPEADPFEAQWAALEGKPQPERPSNPFSGDLHKTFEIEL, via the exons ATGTGGCTGCCCCCGCCTGGGTCCCCGCGTGTGTGTTGGGGGACTCTTCCCCATGAAAGTGGGCTCCCGGTGTGTGTGGCGGTGAGACAGGCT GAAAGGCCCAGGCGGGCCCATCAGCGTTTGTCCTCAGCCCCTCCTCGGCTGGCCCTGGGGCCCCCCCAAACCTTCAGGACGGAGCCCG GAAGCCACATGCCCAGAGCCGAGACCCCCCACATTCCTGAGTGCCCCCATTTCACCAAAGCCTCTGCTCCCGAGCCCTTGGGCCCTGACCCTGAAGACCCTTCCTTGCCCCCAGACGGCGCTGGCACCATGAACAAGCTGCGTCAGAGCCTACGGCGCAGGAAGCCGGCCTACGTCCCCGAGGCCTCCCGCCCGCACCAGTGGCAGGCGGACGAAGATGCCGTTCGTAAGGGCAAGTGCAGCTTTCCAGTCAGG tACCTTGGGCACGTCGAAGTGGAGGAGTCCCGGGGCATGCACGTGTGTGAAGACGCAGTGAAGAAGCTGAAGGCG ACTGGGCGGAAATCCGTGAAATCTGTGCTGTGGGTGTCAGCAGATGGGCTGCGTGTGGTGGATGACAAGACCAAG GACCTGCTGGTGGACCAGACCATTGAGAAGGTCTCCTTCTGTGCCCCTGACCGAAACCTAGACAAAGCCTTCTCCTACATTTGCCGGGATGGCACCACTCGACGCTGGATCTGCCATTGTTTCCTGGCACTCAAGGACTCG GGTGAGCGGCTGAGCCACGCCGTGGGGTGCGCCTTTGCCGCCTGCCTGGAGAGgaagcagaggagggagaaggagtgCGGGGTCACGGCGGCCTTTGATGCCAGCCGCACCAGCTTTGCCCGGGAGGGCTCCTTCCGCCTCACCGGGGGCAGCAGGCCCGCAGAGCGCCAGCTCGCAGAGAAGAAGAAAG CGGAGGCCGCCGCCGTGCCCGCCGTGCCCGCCCCGGGCCCTGCCCAGCCCGGGCACATGTCCCCGACTCCCGCGGCCACATCtccaggggagaagggagaggcgGGCGCGCCGGGGCCGGCTCCCCTGGGTCCCGCGGCTGCCGCCATCCCCCGGCGCCACGCGCCCCTCGAGCAGCTGGTGCGCCAGGGCTCCTTCCGCGGCTTTCCTGCCCTCAGCCAGAAGAACTCGCCCTTCAAAAGGCAGCTGTCGTTGAGGCTCAACGAGCTGCCATCCACGCTGCAGCGGCGCACCGACTTCCAGGTGAAAGGCACAG TACTAGAGATGGAGCCGCCGGGGGCCAGCGACAGCGATGGCATCAACGCCCTGTGCACGCAGATCAGCTCGTCCTTTGCCAACGCGGGCGCCCCTCTGCCAGGGCCCCAGCCCTCGGCCGCAG GGCCCTCAACCTGGACTGAGCCAGGCCTGCCCACCCCGCCGTCCGGGCACAAGCGGACGCCTTCGGAGGCGGAGAGGTGGTTGGAGGAGGTGGCCCAGGTAGCCAAagcccagcagcagcagcagcagcagcagcagcaggggcTGCCCGGGCCCCGGGCGCCTGCCGCACCTGCCTCCTTGCCGCCTGCTCTCCAGCCTTTCCCAGCTGCGCCTGCCCCCATGGCAGTTTTCCTGCCTGCCCCACACATGCAGCCTGCCTTTGTGCCCACCTACCCAGGCCTGGGCTACCAGCCGGTGCCCCGGGTGCCCGTGGTGGGCATCACACCTTCCCAAATGGTCGCCAATGCTTTCTGCTCCGCTGCTGCCCCCTCGGCCACCCAGCTCCAGCCTGCGGCACTGGCCGGGAAGGCCACCCCCTGCCCCCCACCGCCACCCCCCCGGCCCAATGGGGCCCCCTGGCCCCCTGAACCCGGGCCATCCCCAGCCCCAGAGGCGGACCCCTTTGAGGCTCAGTGGGCCGCCCTGGAAGGGAAGCCCCAGCCCGAGCGGCCATCAAACCCTTTTTCCGGAGACCTCCACAAGACCTTTGAGATTGAACTGTAG